The stretch of DNA CGCCGCACTACTACCGTATTCTCCGGCAACGCGCCAAGGAGGACGGGAAGCAAGTGACCCAGGAGACTCACGGCCTGGATGCCGTTACTCGAGGCTGTCTGGGAGGGCTCGCTTTCTGTTTTATTTCGCACGTCGGGGAAGTGCAGCCTTGCGGGTACCTCGAACTGAGCGCCGGAAACGTCCGGCAAACGCCGTTCCACGAGATCTGGGAAAACTCTGACCTTTTCAAGCGGCTGAGAAGCCCCGATGAATATGGCGGGAAATGCCGTCCGTGTGAATACCGGAACGTCTGTGGCGGCTGCAGGGCGAGGGCCTACGAGGCCACGGGCGACTTCATGGCCGAGGAACCCCTTTGTTCCTACATCCCCGCCTCCATGAGGAGATAAAGTAGGGGCGTATTGCAATACGCCCCTACTGGTCTTCGGTCCTTAGGGAGGTTGTCAATCGGTTGGTTAGGAAAAAAATCGTAGGGGTGTATCGCAATACGCCCCTACGCGTAATACATCGCCGCCATAGGCGATGACAGGTCCCGCAGGGGCGAATTATTATTGGCCCCTCATCTGTTTTTTGTTCTGAAAGAACCCGCCCGTTCCGTTTCCGCCATTACCCGCCTTTGTTCGGCCAGTAACCCCATAGCGATCAGAAAGGCCGCGGCCAAGCCCGTTGCCAGAAAGATGGAAACCGTTACGCCGGAGACATCGAGGGCCACGTGGGCAATGACGGCCAGAATGCCCGTTGCCGATACGCCCGCCGCCAGTAACAGATACAATTTCATGGGATGGAAGAGGAGAAGAACCGTGGCCAGGAGACGGGTCACGCGTAGGGCGTCTCGAAGGTAGGACACTTTGCTTTTTCCGTGGCGCGCCTTGTATTCGATTTCCCGATATTCCACGAACCGGCGGTCCAGCATGGCGACGGCGGTGATGGTGGTGGTGAAAGAGAATCCCCCGCACAACAGCGGCCCGTATTCAAGCACCATATCCCGCCGCATGACGCGCAGACCGCTGTTCACGTCCGGGATTTTCCTTCCCGCGGTAAATTCGGCCATGTATTTGAGAACCGCTCTCGCTCCGGATTTGAAGGCAGTGCCCCGGTAGTGCTTACCCTTCCGGGCTCCGGCCAACATATCGAGACCCCGTTCCTCGGTTTCGGAGACCATGGCCGGCAGTTCGGATACCGGATAGGTTCCGTCGGCGTCGGTAATGGCGACAAGGGGGTGTCTTGCGTGCTTTACGCCGGTCAGGATGGCGTTGCCGTAGCCGATGTTCTTGGGATGATGAATGACGAGGGCTCCCGCATCCTCGGCTTCGCGGCCCGTCTGGTCCGTGGATCCGTCATCCACCACGATGACTTCGAACTCGTGTCCCGAGTCCCTGAATACCTCTCGAACCGATTCCACCGTGTTTCCCACAATACCGGATTCGTTGTATGCGGGAATGACAATGCTTACTTGTCCCAACGAATGTGCTCCTTTCTCATCCGCTGGTTCGCTAGATGCGAAAAGATCGAACTTGGAGCGGATCCGAAACCGGCCGATGGCCTTGAGTGAGTGCCGGCGAGTGTACCATAACCTTCCTCCAAATCTATAGTGCTAATTGATTTCGAATCAGCACGGACAGGCGCGACGACAATGAGTGCAAAAGACCCGGCGCGAATGGTTCGCTTTCAGAGGCGGATAGTATGGGAAGCGGGGACCGGTGTTTGTGCGGATCGATTCCGTGTCGTGCTTCGGGTGGTGGCCGGGGGCGCGTTCATGGGAGGCGAACGAGGACGTAAACGGCGCCGGAGGGTTTCCCTTTTTCCGCTTCAGGGGTCGAAAGGGTCGCTTCCAACGCCATGCCTTCTTCCGAGCGGCAGGCCGTTCGGGCGATGAGCGCAAAAAAAACTCATTGACATCCGCGGGTTCTCTCTGATAGCAAGATTAAATTTACTCAGTGCGTCGACCGGTTGCTCGACGACCGGTCCTGAAACCATCCAGGAGTAGACTCCGCAAGAGCTACAGGAGCCGGATTTGAAAGGGCACATTGTCATAGATCGGGAATTGTGTAAAGGATGCCAGCGTTGCGTCGTCGTATGCCCCAAGAAAGTGATTGAGGTGTCGGATATGCTGAACGCTATGGGGTACTATCCCGCATGCTACGTGGAAGAAACCGTCGAAGATACGGACAAGCGAAAGTGCACGGGTTGTACGCTTTGCGCCGTAACCTGTCCGGACATAGCCATTGAGGTGTACCGTGACTGAGAAGAGACTGATGAGGGGGAGCCACGTGGTGGGCGAGGCGGCAATCCGGGCAGGATGCCGTTACTATTTTGGCTATCCCATTACACCCCAGAACGAACTGCCTGAATATATGGCTACCCAGTTTGCGGCCATGCCGGACGCGACTTTTGTCCAGGCCGAAAGCGAGTTGGCTTCCATCAATATGGTGATTGGGGCGAGCATGGCCGGGGGTCGAGTCATGACGTCCTCTTCCAGCCCCGGGATCAGCCTGAAACAGGAGGGCATTTCGTACCTGGCGGCGATGGAGCTTCCCGGTGTTATCGTCAATATGATGAGGGGCGGCCCGGGCTTAGGGAACATCGCCCCCAGCCAGTCGGATTATTTCCAGGCCACCAGGGGCGGTGGGCATGGCGACTATCGAACCCTGGTGCTGGGGCCTGCGTCGGGTCAGGAATTGGCGGATTTGACCCGCAGAGCGTTCGAGTTGGCGGACGAGTATCTCACGCCGGTGATGCTGCTGGGTGACGGAATGATGGGACAGATGATGGAACCGGTGGAGTTTCCTGAGCCCATCGACCCGAAATCGTTGCCTCGCAAACCCTGGATTCTGGACGGGGCGCGGGGCCGAAAAAGCCGACTCATCCGTTCCCTGCTGTTGGATCCCCGTATCGAGGAAGAGCACAACTGGAAACTGTATCGCAAGTATGAAGCCATCACGGATCGGGAGCAGAGGTCGGAATCGTATCTCACGGAAGATGCCCAGTTGGTGGTTGTGGCATACGGAACCGCGGCCCGGATCGCAAAAGGGGCTGTGAACCGTCTAAGGGGAAACGGCCTCAAGGTCGGTCTGTTCCGGCCCATATCGCTTTGGCCGTTTCCTTTTCAGGCATTGAAAAGCTTGAGCCAATGGGTGCGCGGCTTTGTCGTGTTCGAGATGTCGACCGGGCAGATGGTAGAAGACGTCCGACTGTCCCTGGAGGGAAAAAGGCCGACGCATTTTTACGGCCGACCGGGAGGAATCGTGCCGTCGCCTCAGGAGGTCGCCCATGTGCTTTCAGGCCATTATTTTCGCCTGGACGGCAAGCCGGGATCGTAACCCGTTTTTGTAGGAGAACGCGAGTCGCGTTAGTGGGAACATATCTGCGAGCGTTCAAGGAGCAGCTGTTTTGAAAAAAGTATTCGAAAGGCCGAAATCGCTAAA from Deltaproteobacteria bacterium encodes:
- a CDS encoding glycosyltransferase family 2 protein, with product MGQVSIVIPAYNESGIVGNTVESVREVFRDSGHEFEVIVVDDGSTDQTGREAEDAGALVIHHPKNIGYGNAILTGVKHARHPLVAITDADGTYPVSELPAMVSETEERGLDMLAGARKGKHYRGTAFKSGARAVLKYMAEFTAGRKIPDVNSGLRVMRRDMVLEYGPLLCGGFSFTTTITAVAMLDRRFVEYREIEYKARHGKSKVSYLRDALRVTRLLATVLLLFHPMKLYLLLAAGVSATGILAVIAHVALDVSGVTVSIFLATGLAAAFLIAMGLLAEQRRVMAETERAGSFRTKNR
- a CDS encoding 4Fe-4S binding protein is translated as MKGHIVIDRELCKGCQRCVVVCPKKVIEVSDMLNAMGYYPACYVEETVEDTDKRKCTGCTLCAVTCPDIAIEVYRD
- a CDS encoding 3-methyl-2-oxobutanoate dehydrogenase subunit VorB — translated: MRGSHVVGEAAIRAGCRYYFGYPITPQNELPEYMATQFAAMPDATFVQAESELASINMVIGASMAGGRVMTSSSSPGISLKQEGISYLAAMELPGVIVNMMRGGPGLGNIAPSQSDYFQATRGGGHGDYRTLVLGPASGQELADLTRRAFELADEYLTPVMLLGDGMMGQMMEPVEFPEPIDPKSLPRKPWILDGARGRKSRLIRSLLLDPRIEEEHNWKLYRKYEAITDREQRSESYLTEDAQLVVVAYGTAARIAKGAVNRLRGNGLKVGLFRPISLWPFPFQALKSLSQWVRGFVVFEMSTGQMVEDVRLSLEGKRPTHFYGRPGGIVPSPQEVAHVLSGHYFRLDGKPGS